Part of the Flavobacterium sp. KS-LB2 genome is shown below.
ACAGAAAGAAAACCTCATCGCTGAGAAAAATAAGTTAGTAATAAATCATCCCGGATTCTATAATGGAATTTTATTATACAACACACTAACAGACCAATGGTCAAAAGTGGGTGAATTACCTTTTCTGCCTCAGGTTACGACTCCGGCTCTTATTTGGGATAAAAAAATAATCCTATCAAATGGAGAAATAAAACCAGGAGTTCGCACCCCTGCAATAATGTTGGGCACAATTAAAAAATAAAAGTAAATAGTTTAATCTATTATTTCTTCCCCAAAATAGCAGATAAAACTTGAAAATAAAGCAAATTTAAACATGAAAGAATCAAAATATTATCCTTGGATTGTTGTAGGCTTACTATGGATCGTCGCATTGCTAAACTATATGGACAGACAAATGCTGGCAACAATGCGTCCTTCAATGGAAACAGATATTCCTGAATTAGTATCTGGTGAAAACTTTGGACGATTAATGGCAATATTTCTTTGGATTTATGCTTTAATGAGCCCTATATCTGGTATTATAGCTGACAAATTAAACAGAAAATGGCTAATTGTAGGTAGTTTATTTGTGTGGTCAGCAGTAACGTATGCAATGGGATATGCAACAACTTACAATCAGGTATATTGGTTAAGAGCTTTGATGGGAGTAAGTGAAGCGCTGTATATTCCAGCAGGTTTATCACTTATAGCCGATTACCATCAGCAAAAAACAAGATCTCTTGCCATTGGTATTCATATGACTGGACTTTATGTGGGTTCTGCATTAGGAGGTTTTGGAGCTACCATCGCAGCTACTTATTCTTGGCATACTACTTTTCATTATTTTGGAATAATTGGCGTTTTTTATGCTTTTGCTTTGGCTTTCTTTTTAAGAGAGAAAAAAATTGGTCAAATAAAAACTACTGATTCTGATTTGATAGTAACAAATGAAAAAAAATCGCTCTTTAAAGGCTTAGCTTTATTATTTACTAACATCTCTTTCTGGGTTATCTTATTCTATTTTGCCATAATAAGTTTACCAGGCTGGGCTACAAAAAACTGGTTGCCTACCCTATTTTCAGAAAACTTAGGAATTCCAATGGAAGAGGCAGGTCCTATAGCAACTATCGCCATCTCCTTTTCATCTTTATTAGGAGTGATTTTCGGTGGTATTTTATCAGATAAGTGGGTTCAAAAAAATATAAAAGGTAGGGTTTATACTAGCGCGATTGGTCTGAGTTTAACGATTCCAGCTTTGTTGCTAATTGGTTTTGGAGATTCCTTATTCAATGTGGTAGGTGCTGCACTTTGCTTCGGTATTGGATACGGAATGTTTGATGCGAATAACATGCCTATTATATGTCAGTTTGTTTCTTCAAAACACCGGGCAACGGCCTATGGCGTTCTAAATATGACTGGAGTTGGTTGTGGTGCATTAGTAACTTCGCTTTTAGGTAAATCCTCGGATAGTGGGACTTTAGGCTCGGGTTTTGCTTTGATGGCAGGAGTTGTTATAATTGCATTAGTAGTTCAAATCAGTTTTCTGCGTCCAAAAGTGAATGATTTTGTCGATGCCTAAAATACACTAGTATCTTTTACTAAGTTCAAAATTTGTTTTAAGTTGGTTTTTGGTTTTTATCTGTTAAGGCGGAAGCTAGTGTTCCGCCTTGCGGATAATTTATGCCCATTTTTAATAATTTCTGAAAAAAAAACATGAACACAATGAAAAGGAATCTATTTTTAGTAGTCTTTTTGATTTCAATAATCATTCATTTTGAGTCATTTGCACAAAAAACAAAACTCAAGGTAGCTTGTATTGGAGATTCCGTTACAGCGGGTTATCTCTTGTCTGATGCTACAAATGAATCCTATCCTTCGCAACTTCAAATCTTGATGGGCGGACAATATGAAGTGAAAAATTTTGGATATAGTGGAGCAACACTTTTGAAAAAAGGAAGCACCCCATACTTCAAAACCAAGGAATGTGCTGATGCTATTGCATACAGACCTGATATTGCAATTATTCATTTGGGATTAAATGATACAGATCCACGAAATTGGCCGAATTACAATGCCGAATTTGATGCAGATTACACTTGGTTAATAGACATCTTAAAAAAACAAAATCCGGCAGTCAAAATTTACATCTGTCGATTAACTCCCATATTTAATGAGCATCCTCGGTTTAAATCGGGAACCAGAGATTGGTTTTGGCAAATTCAATCTCATATCCCCAACATTGCAAAAGCAAATCAAGTTGGTTTAATTGATTTGCATGAAAAGTTATACCATCGTCCCGATCTTTTTCCTGATGCTTTACATCCAACGAAAGAAGGAGCAACTATTCTGGCCAAAACCGTTTATGAAAACATCACTCAAAATTATGAAAGATTAAAATTAGCAGCTGTTTTCACCGACAATATGGTTTTGCAACGCAATCAAACTATTCCAGTTTATGGAACAGCTAATGGAGGTGATACCATAGAAGTAACTTTTAAACAACAAAAAAAGAACGTCATTGCCGACGAATATGGAAAATGGAAAATTATTTTCCCTGCCATGACACAAGGCGGACCTTATGAAATGACTATTCAATCTAAGGAAGCAAAAATTGCTTTGAAAAATATTCTGGTTGGGGATGTTTGGTTTTGTTCCGGACAATCCAATATGGCATTTCAGCTTCAAAATTCAGAAAATGGTTCGGCAGAAGTAAAAAAAACAATCGCTAATACTACTATCCGATTATTTAATGCCAAACCGATTCGTGAAACTGATGAAACGGCTTGGGATGCTGCTACTTTGTTAAAAACCAATCAGCTACAGTTCTTTTCTGGAAATTGGTCAGTATGTGATTCAACAAGTACCAAAGATTTCTCGGCCATTGCTTATTACTTTGGTAAAAACATTGCCCATGAAGAAAATGTACCTGTGGGTTTAATTCAAGTTGCCGTTGGCGGATCACCAATAGAATCTTGGATTGACAGATACACCTTGGAACACGACGATAAAGTAGTTGATGTATTAACCAACTGGCGTAAATCGGATTTCATCATGCCATGGGTCAGAGAACGTGCCAATGTAAATTTGAAAAATGCTGAAAATGTTAAACAACGTCATCCCTATGATCCTTGTTACAATTTTGAAGCTGGAGTGGAAGCCTTTACAAAATTTCCAATAAAAGGCGTGATTTGGTACCAGGGTGAAAGCAATGCCCATAATGTTGACTTATATGAACATCTCATGCCAAAATTAGTCGGAAGTTGGCGCAAAGCTTGGGACACTAACCTACCCTTCTATTATGTTCAATTATCAAGTATAGATCGACCAACTTGGCCCGCATTCAGAGATATGCAAAACAGATTGCAAAACAAAATACCAAATAGCCATATGGCAATTAGTATGGATTATGGCGATTCTATAAATGTGCATCCCATTAAGAAAAAAGAAGTCGCCGATCGTTTAGCACTTTTGGCCTTGCGTTACACCTATGGAAAAGCTATACTAGCGAATGGTCCTGTTGTTTTAAATGCCATACAGCAAGGAGAAAACATTATAGTTTCATTTGCTTTTGCAAAACAATTATCTACTTCAGACAAAAAAAAACTAATTGGCTTTGAAATAGTAAACGACAAGGGAATTCACATCCAAACCAAAGCAACTATCGTGAAAAACCAAGTATTAATTATTATCCCGAAAGATGAAAAAATAAAAACAGTTTTATATGCATGGAAACCTTTCACTAAAGCCAATTTAGTGAATGAAGCAGGACTTCCATGTTCCACTTTTAAACTCGAATTGAGTCCTGCCACTGAAAACTAAAAAAAGTCAAATCCATTATTTATTGACTAAACGAGATAAAAAAATAACATCTAGTACAACATAAAAAATACTAGTTACAAAACATATATTAAAAAATGAGCTATTCAAAAACAGATCTTCTCAGCTTACAAGATTTTTATCAGAATCAATTACTAAATGATACCGTACCATTTTGGTTTCCACGTTCTATTGATACCGAGTTTGGAGGTTATTTATTAATGCGTGATCAAGATGGAAGTTTGATTGATGATGACAAAGCCGTTTGGATACAAGGCCGCGCCGCTTGGTTATTGGCTACACTTTACAATACAGTCGAACCAAAACAAGAATGGTTAGAAGGTTCTAAGACAGGTATCGATTTTTTAAACAACTACTGCTTTGATACCGATGGACGAATGTTTTTTCACGTAACACGCGACGGACAACCCATACGCAAACGCCGTTATTACTTTTCGGAAACCTTTGCAGTTATTGCAATGTCTGCTTATGCAAAAGCTAGTGGAGATGAAACGGCTGCTGAAAAAGCCCGATTTCTATTTGGAAAATGTATTGAATACTCAACAAATCCCAATTTATTAGAGCCTAAATTCACTGCTACCCGACCTTCCAAAGGAATTGGAACTCCTATGATTATGATAAACACGGCACAACAGTTAAGGGAAAATATTGGCGACCCGCGGTGTGATGAATGGATTAGCACATGGATAAAAGAAATTGAAAGTGATTTTGTAAAAGATGATATCAAATGTGTGATGGAACAAGTAGCACCAGATGGTTCTATTATCGATCACATTGATGGCCGTACCTTGAATCCTGGACATGCTATTGAAGGAGCTTGGTTCATCTTGCACGAAGCAAAATATAGAAATAATGATCCACATTTAATGGCATTAGGTTGTAAAATGCTCGACTATATGTGGGAACGCGGATGGGATAAAGAAAATGGAGGAATATTATATTACCGTGATGTCTATGAAAAACCCGTTCAGGAATACTGGCAGGATATGAAGTTTTGGTGGCCTCATAACGAAGTAATTATTGCAACGTTACTAGCCTATACCATAACAGGCGATGAAAAATATGCAACATGGCACAAAATGGTACATGATTATGCATACAGCAAATTTCATGATGCAGCAAACGGAGAATGGTTTGGGTATTTACATAAAGACGGAACTATTGCCCAAACAGCTAAAGGAAATATGTTCAAAGGACCGTTTCATTTACCAAGACAGGAATGGTACTGTTTGCAAATACTCAATGAGTATTTAGAAAACAACAAGAATGTTATCAGTGATAAATTAGATAAAACACATTTGAAATTATAAAAAATGAAACAAGCTATTGTTAACGGAATTGTGCATACTGGCGAAGAAATAAATAATGACGTCATTATTATAGAAAATGGAATAATTATTTCTGTTCAAAAAGAAGTTCCAAAAACTATTCCTCTAATTGATTTGCAAGGAAAACATATTTCTGCTGGCTTCATAGACATCCAAATAAATGGTGGAGAACGACTTTATTTTAGCCAAACTCCAGCAGAAAAAACCATTCAAGATATTTATGAAACCAGTTTAAAATATGGTACTACTCATGTGCTTCCATGCTTGATATCTTCCTCCAGAGAAACCATTCTTCAAGGGATTGAAGCTATTCGCAATTATAAAGCAAAACACAATAACGGAGTCTTGGGAATGCATCTTGAAGGGCCTTTTTTGAATCCTTTAAAACGCGGTGCGCATAGTCTTAATCAGGTTCGTAAACCTACTAATTCTGAATTAGAAGAAATCATTAGATATGGTAAAGAGGTTATAAAAGTAATCACAATCGCACCGGAATGTTTTACAGACGAGCAGTTGGACATGCTGTTAGAAAGCGGCATTGTTATTTCGGCAGGCCATTCGACGATGACCTATAAAGAAGCGCAGTATTATTTTTCTAAAGGGATTAAATTAGTAACCCATTTATTTAATGCCATGACTCAATTTAGTCATCGAGAACCTGGTTTAGTTGGTGCAACATTCGAAAATCAAGACGTTTTTGCTCCTGTTATTTTAGATGGTGCACATTGTGATTATGCTGCAGCAAGAGTCGCATATAAATTAAAAAAAGATAAATTCTTTTTAATCAGTGATGCTGCGTTTTTAGGGCGCAAAGTTGCTAGTTTTAAATGGGAAAATTTTGATGCTCATCTTGAAAATGGTTTTTACAGAAATGAAGAAGGCAATCTAGCCGGAGCCAGCATTTCGATGGAAGAAGCGGTTCAAAATGCTTTCAATCATTTGAATGTTTCAGCAGATGAAGCTATCAAAATGGCTACTTGTCGCGTTGCAAGTGCTATTAATATGGATCATCAATTGGGGAAAATAAAATCCGGATTCCCGGCAAGTTTTGTCACATTCAATGATAATCTGTCAAAAATAGAAACGTTAAACTATAATCCGATTTAGATAATCTACATAAAAAAATAACTACACAACTAACTCAAATAACAATACAATGAAAAGTGTTTTAGAAATTAAACCTGACATCAGTTACAAAAGTGCTGGTAAATTTGAAGAAACCAGATTTGAAAAAATTCACAATGAGATTTTTAAAAATTCGGTTGAAGCTTCAAAAATTGTTGCTCAAGAAATAGCCACATTAATTAGATCCAAACAAACCAAAAATAAACCTTGTATACTTGGTTTGGCTACAGGTTCATCTCCTATAAAAGTCTATGAAGAGTTAGTTCGAATGCATAAAGAAGAGGGACTTAGCTTTAGTAATGTAGTAACTTTCAATTTGGATGAGTATTATCCAATGACAAAAGAAAATAACCAAAGCTATCATTATTTCATGCATCAGCATCTTTTTAATCATATTGATATTAAACCCGAAAATATAAATATTCCAGACGGAACGGTTGCGATTGATGAATTGAATCAATATTGCGTTGATTACGAAATGAAAATAAAAAATGCCGGAGGACTTGATTTCCAATTATTGGGAATTGGTCGTACGGGACACGTAGGTTTCAATGAACCGGGATCTCACATCAATTCAGGAACTCGAATCATTACTTTGGATCATATTACAAGAGTAGACGCATCTTCTGATTTTAATGGTATTGATAACGTTCCTAAAAGAGCGATTACGATGGGCGTTTCTACTATTTTGAGATCCAAAAGAATTGTATTAATGGCTTGGGGACAAAATAAAGCATCCATTATAAAAAGAACTATCCAAGGAGAAATAAGTCCCGAAGTTCCTGCAACTTTTTTGCAAAATCACGCGAATACCACTTTCGTTTTAGACCAATCGGCAGCTTCCGAATTAACTCGATTTGAAACACCATGGTTAGTTGGAGAATGCATTTGGACACCAGAATTAAAAAACAAAGCTATTGTTTGGCTTTGCCAAGAAACAAAACAATCGATATTAAAACTGACTGACAGAGATTACAACAACAATGGAATGTCGGATCTTTTGGCACAAGAAGGATCTGCTTATGATTTGAATATTAATATGTTCAATGAATTGCAACATACCATAACGGGATGGCCGGGAGGAAAACCCAATACGGATGATTCCCACAGACCTGAAAGAGCTAATCCTGCCAAAAAAAGAATCATCCTTTTTAGTCCACATCCTGATGATGACGTGATTTCTATGGGAGGAACTTTTTCGAAATTAATAAAACAAGGTCATGATGTTCATGTCGTGTATCAAACTTCTGGAAACATTGCCGTTACAGATGATGAAGCACTGAAATTTGCCGAAGTTTGCAATGATTTTATTGGAGAAACCGATTGTAATATTGATTTTCCTGCGGTAATCAATTTCATAAACAGCAAAAAAGAAAATCAAATTGATTCTCTTGAAGTTCGAAAATTAAAAGGTCTCATCAGACGTCGTGAATCCTATGCTGCAACAAGATACATTGGATTACAAGATGAAAACACACACTTTTTAGACCTTCCTTTTTATGAAACTGGTCGCGTAAAGAAAAGCCCATTGGGTAATGAAGATATAGCCATAGTTGCAGCCATTATTGCCAAAATAAAACCGCATCAGGTTTTTGCAGCAGGTGATTTAGCGGATCCACACGGTACGCATGAAGTTTGCTTGAATGCCATATTTGCTGCCTTGAAACAATTAAAACCAGAACCTTACATGAATGATTGTTGGTTATGGCTGTATCGCGGTGCTTGGCATGAATGGGACATTCACGAAATAGATATGGCTGTTCCTTTAAGTCCTGACGAAGTTTTATTAAAAAGACATGCTATTTTGTACCACCAATCCCAAAAAGATAGAGTAATGTTTCAAGGAAACGACTCCAGAGAATTTTGGGTTAGAGCCGAAGATCGCAACAAAAATACCGCAAAACTATATGACGATTTAGGCTTGGCTGAATATGAAGCTATTGAAGCTTTTAAACGTTTTGATTATTAAAATAGAATAGGAAGATCGAAATATTACAAAATAAAATCACTCCTATTTATCAGCTACACCAAAACCCTAAATAATTTAAATTTAATTATTTAGGGTTTGTTTGTATAATTAATCAAATATCTACCATCAAATACTATCTCTAGTACCTATGTACCGTTGAACAAAAATCTTTTAAAAACATTTTTTTCAAATTCTGAATTGTATAGCTATAGAATTTTGTTTCTTTGTTTCTGCAAAATAATTGCCTAAAACTTGAATTTAAAACCTATAAATGGCAGAATATCTTTTAGACATTGAGTACAAAGACATTACGTACCACGAGGAGGAAGTCAATTTTAAGGAATTTGAATGCTGTACGTTTACTAATTGTAATTTCTCCCAATGTACATTTCTAGCAGTAACTTTTATTGACTGTACTTTCAATGATTGTACCTTTTCTAACGCCAAAATAAATTATGTAGCCTTTAGGACTGCAACTTTCAATCGATGTGAAATCAAAGAAGTCAATTTTGCCATGTGCGATAAATTAATCTTCGAAATCGCTTTTAATGATTGTATTTTAGATTTCTGTAAATTTTATACTTTAAAAATTAAAGGAACAAAATTCACTAATTGCAGTATTATTGCGGTAGATTTTATGAGTACAGATTTGACCGAAGTCATTTTTGAAAACTGTGACTTATACCGTTCTGAATTTGAAAAAGCAATTGCTAATAAAGCTGATTTTACAACAAGCTACAATTATACAATCGACCCTAAAACAACTAAATTAAAGAAAGCTGTATTTGCTTTGGAAGGACTAAAAGGATTGCTCTATAAACATGAAATTATAGTTAGATAGTACTCAAGAAATTATTTTTCCATCTTCCATAGTAATAATTCTATTTGTTTTTTTGGCAAAATCAGTGTCGTGGGTAACTACCAACAAAGTCTGATTGTGTTCTTGTGTCAGTTCATTAAAAATATCAAAAACTAAGTCACTGTTTTTTTTGTCTAAATTCCCTGTAGGCTCATCTCCCATAATAATTAACGGATCGTTTATTAAAGCACGCGCAATTGCCACACGCTGTTTTTGTCCGCCACTCAACTGATTTGGCATTTTTAATGCCTGGTCTTGCATATCGAGTGTTTTTAAATGTTCCATGGCACGATATTCTAATTCTTTATCCGAATATTTCGCTAATTTCATCCCCGGCAGCATTACATTTCTCAGTACATTGTATTCTGCTAACAAGTAATGAAACTGAAATACAAAACCTATTTTTTCATTTCTAATTAATGCTAATTCAGTGTCAGTCTTCCTTGTAAGCAGTTCGTTATGAATCAATATTTTACCGTCATAGTCCGTATCCATTGTAGAGAGCAAATACAATAACGTCGATTTTCCACAGCCTGATTTACCAACTATTGAAACAAACTCACCATGATCAACACTCATGCTAATCTCCTTTAAAACCTGAAATTTTACAGGATCATAAAAATATTTACTGAGGCCAATTGTCTCTAAAACAGTATTATTTTCCATTGTTATTTTCCTCTGATAATTTCTACTGGATCTACTTTACTAGCTTTTAAAGCAGGAAAAAGTCCAGCAATGGTCGTTGTAAATAATGCAAAAGTAATCCCGATACCATAAAATATAGGATTGTAATTAATAGGATAGGTTTTCACCGTGGGTAACGAAGCCGTTTCAAACGGAATAACATCTATAATAGAAGAAAAAATATAACCAAACAACAAACCAAACAATCCACCAGCAAGACCTATGATTATAGAAAGCGAAACAAAAATCCATTTCACATCATTACCGGAAAATCCGGTAGCTTTCAAAATCGCAATACTGTCCATTTTCTCATAAATCATCATGTTCAAAATATTATAAATTCCAAAACCAGCAACAATCAACAACACTACTCCAACAGAATAGGAAATGATGCTTCGCACCGTACTACCGGTTTCAAACTGTGAATTTGCGGTTTGATAATCAATTGTATCCAGATTAAAGGTATCCTGAAACTCTTTTGCAACAGCAGGTGCTGCAGTTTTATCGTATAAATTCAACTGAATGTCAGTGATATAATTTGTAGGTTCTCCCAATATTTTTTGGGCTGTCGCCAAAGAGGTATAACTCATCACATTATCGATTTCAGCAATACCTATTTCTGAAATACCTACAATTTTTAGCGAAGCCAAATTCCCTTTAGAAGTGGTAATCTTGATGATATCTCCTTTCGAAAGCAGCATTTTATCTGACAAACCTTTCCCAATGATAATACTGTTATTCTGAAGCAAATCAGCTACTTTTCCTTCTATGATATAATCACTTATTTTAAATAATTTATCTTCCGATAAAACATCAATTCCATTAATTATTCCAGAAATTTCGATGGTTCCCGAATTAAAAAAAACTGGCGAAGTAACCTTTGGAGCAACATCAATCACGCGCGAATCTTGTTTTAAAACTGCTAAAATAGTTTTGCTGTTGTAAATGGATTTTCCACGATCTTTAGGTTTAATCGACCGAATAAAATTATTGCTCTTCTTGAGCGCAACTGACAAAAATACGGGTTGATTTTCGGAAGGTTTAATTTCGTTATACAGCAGTACATGAGGTGTTCTGTTGAGCATTAAACCATCTAATAAGTCATTTAAACCATTCATAAAACTAACCAAAGCAATAAACATAGCAATACTAAAAGTTACTCCGATAGCAGCAACAATCGTTTGCTTCAATCGCGCCCGAAGCAAATGCAATGCAATGTTTAAAATAAGTTTAAAGTTCATTATTTTGGTTTATAAATCGTTTCTTCGGCGGTTAATCCCGATACTATTTCCACTTTTTGATAATCGCTTAAACCGGTTTTCACTTCGCGTTTTTCATCTTCATTTACTAAAACATACTTGCCTTCTACTAAATATGTTTTCGGAATTGTGATGGCATTATTCTTTATCTGAATGATAATATTTGCTTCAGCGGTAAGATTTGGGTAGAGTTTTTGGGGTGGTTTTATAAAATGTGCCTCGATTTTAAAAGTACGGGAGCGCTCCTCCATTATTGGGTAAATTTTATCAATGACTGCATCAAAAACCTGTCCTTTGTAGCTATCCATTGTCACGAGTACTTTTTGACCAGTTCTCACACGAACCATGTCGTTTTCGTCTACTTCAAGTTCCAGTAAAAAGGAGTTTTTCTGTCCAATAATTGCCAAAGGAGTTTGAGAAGTAACTACTGTTCCTTCTTTAACTAACACATCAAATAGTTGTCCAGAAAAGGCGCTTTTAATGCTAAAATCATTTTGGAATTTCTGATTGATTTTTAGGTTGACACTATTTCTGCTTTGGTCATTTTTTAATTGTACTTTGAGTTGTGACAATTGTTTTTTGGCCGATTCATAATTAATTTTAGAACTTTTATAGGCTAATTCGACTCTTTCAAAATCAACTTCGGAAATTCCTCCCTGATTCTTAATGTTTTTATTTCGATTGTAAATAGATTCATCTAAAGTCAATTTGTCTCTGCTTGCTTGGGCTTTCATTTCCATTTCGGCAATTTTATCCTGAATGTAACGGCTACTTTCCAAACTTAGTTGATACGCTAATCGAGCATTCTCTGTATTTAGCTCCGCTTTATCACTTTCAAATTCAAATAATAGTTGCCCTTTAGTAATAGATTGTCCAGCTGTAACATTTACTTTCAGTAATGTACCATTTACGGTGGCGTAAACCGTGTACTGCCCATCTGCTTTTATAACTCCAGAAGCATAAACACTCTCCGTAACTGCTCCAACTGTTGGTTTGATTGCTTCTGTTTCATTTTTGGAACATGAAAGCAAATTAAGAACTAACAAATAAAATAGGGATTGTAATTTAAAACTCATTTCGCTTCTCTTTTTACTTTATCGTTTGGTACAAATTCTTTATATAAATATACGACAAATCCATGTTGAAGTTAGATTCATTTTAGTAAAATTATTCGCTAAAAGTGTATGAAAACAAAGAAATTGTGGTAGGTTATAACTTTTTTTCCATTCTGTAGTCTTCCATTTTATAGCCATGATCCAATTCAATATCTTCTTCGAAAATGACTTCAAATCCTATTTTTTTGTAAAATGTGATGGCTTTATTGAATTTA
Proteins encoded:
- a CDS encoding pentapeptide repeat-containing protein, which translates into the protein MAEYLLDIEYKDITYHEEEVNFKEFECCTFTNCNFSQCTFLAVTFIDCTFNDCTFSNAKINYVAFRTATFNRCEIKEVNFAMCDKLIFEIAFNDCILDFCKFYTLKIKGTKFTNCSIIAVDFMSTDLTEVIFENCDLYRSEFEKAIANKADFTTSYNYTIDPKTTKLKKAVFALEGLKGLLYKHEIIVR
- a CDS encoding GDSL-type esterase/lipase family protein, whose protein sequence is MKRNLFLVVFLISIIIHFESFAQKTKLKVACIGDSVTAGYLLSDATNESYPSQLQILMGGQYEVKNFGYSGATLLKKGSTPYFKTKECADAIAYRPDIAIIHLGLNDTDPRNWPNYNAEFDADYTWLIDILKKQNPAVKIYICRLTPIFNEHPRFKSGTRDWFWQIQSHIPNIAKANQVGLIDLHEKLYHRPDLFPDALHPTKEGATILAKTVYENITQNYERLKLAAVFTDNMVLQRNQTIPVYGTANGGDTIEVTFKQQKKNVIADEYGKWKIIFPAMTQGGPYEMTIQSKEAKIALKNILVGDVWFCSGQSNMAFQLQNSENGSAEVKKTIANTTIRLFNAKPIRETDETAWDAATLLKTNQLQFFSGNWSVCDSTSTKDFSAIAYYFGKNIAHEENVPVGLIQVAVGGSPIESWIDRYTLEHDDKVVDVLTNWRKSDFIMPWVRERANVNLKNAENVKQRHPYDPCYNFEAGVEAFTKFPIKGVIWYQGESNAHNVDLYEHLMPKLVGSWRKAWDTNLPFYYVQLSSIDRPTWPAFRDMQNRLQNKIPNSHMAISMDYGDSINVHPIKKKEVADRLALLALRYTYGKAILANGPVVLNAIQQGENIIVSFAFAKQLSTSDKKKLIGFEIVNDKGIHIQTKATIVKNQVLIIIPKDEKIKTVLYAWKPFTKANLVNEAGLPCSTFKLELSPATEN
- a CDS encoding AGE family epimerase/isomerase encodes the protein MSYSKTDLLSLQDFYQNQLLNDTVPFWFPRSIDTEFGGYLLMRDQDGSLIDDDKAVWIQGRAAWLLATLYNTVEPKQEWLEGSKTGIDFLNNYCFDTDGRMFFHVTRDGQPIRKRRYYFSETFAVIAMSAYAKASGDETAAEKARFLFGKCIEYSTNPNLLEPKFTATRPSKGIGTPMIMINTAQQLRENIGDPRCDEWISTWIKEIESDFVKDDIKCVMEQVAPDGSIIDHIDGRTLNPGHAIEGAWFILHEAKYRNNDPHLMALGCKMLDYMWERGWDKENGGILYYRDVYEKPVQEYWQDMKFWWPHNEVIIATLLAYTITGDEKYATWHKMVHDYAYSKFHDAANGEWFGYLHKDGTIAQTAKGNMFKGPFHLPRQEWYCLQILNEYLENNKNVISDKLDKTHLKL
- the nagB gene encoding glucosamine-6-phosphate deaminase, whose product is MKSVLEIKPDISYKSAGKFEETRFEKIHNEIFKNSVEASKIVAQEIATLIRSKQTKNKPCILGLATGSSPIKVYEELVRMHKEEGLSFSNVVTFNLDEYYPMTKENNQSYHYFMHQHLFNHIDIKPENINIPDGTVAIDELNQYCVDYEMKIKNAGGLDFQLLGIGRTGHVGFNEPGSHINSGTRIITLDHITRVDASSDFNGIDNVPKRAITMGVSTILRSKRIVLMAWGQNKASIIKRTIQGEISPEVPATFLQNHANTTFVLDQSAASELTRFETPWLVGECIWTPELKNKAIVWLCQETKQSILKLTDRDYNNNGMSDLLAQEGSAYDLNINMFNELQHTITGWPGGKPNTDDSHRPERANPAKKRIILFSPHPDDDVISMGGTFSKLIKQGHDVHVVYQTSGNIAVTDDEALKFAEVCNDFIGETDCNIDFPAVINFINSKKENQIDSLEVRKLKGLIRRRESYAATRYIGLQDENTHFLDLPFYETGRVKKSPLGNEDIAIVAAIIAKIKPHQVFAAGDLADPHGTHEVCLNAIFAALKQLKPEPYMNDCWLWLYRGAWHEWDIHEIDMAVPLSPDEVLLKRHAILYHQSQKDRVMFQGNDSREFWVRAEDRNKNTAKLYDDLGLAEYEAIEAFKRFDY
- a CDS encoding ABC transporter ATP-binding protein encodes the protein MENNTVLETIGLSKYFYDPVKFQVLKEISMSVDHGEFVSIVGKSGCGKSTLLYLLSTMDTDYDGKILIHNELLTRKTDTELALIRNEKIGFVFQFHYLLAEYNVLRNVMLPGMKLAKYSDKELEYRAMEHLKTLDMQDQALKMPNQLSGGQKQRVAIARALINDPLIIMGDEPTGNLDKKNSDLVFDIFNELTQEHNQTLLVVTHDTDFAKKTNRIITMEDGKIIS
- a CDS encoding MFS transporter, which translates into the protein MKESKYYPWIVVGLLWIVALLNYMDRQMLATMRPSMETDIPELVSGENFGRLMAIFLWIYALMSPISGIIADKLNRKWLIVGSLFVWSAVTYAMGYATTYNQVYWLRALMGVSEALYIPAGLSLIADYHQQKTRSLAIGIHMTGLYVGSALGGFGATIAATYSWHTTFHYFGIIGVFYAFALAFFLREKKIGQIKTTDSDLIVTNEKKSLFKGLALLFTNISFWVILFYFAIISLPGWATKNWLPTLFSENLGIPMEEAGPIATIAISFSSLLGVIFGGILSDKWVQKNIKGRVYTSAIGLSLTIPALLLIGFGDSLFNVVGAALCFGIGYGMFDANNMPIICQFVSSKHRATAYGVLNMTGVGCGALVTSLLGKSSDSGTLGSGFALMAGVVIIALVVQISFLRPKVNDFVDA
- the nagA gene encoding N-acetylglucosamine-6-phosphate deacetylase, yielding MKQAIVNGIVHTGEEINNDVIIIENGIIISVQKEVPKTIPLIDLQGKHISAGFIDIQINGGERLYFSQTPAEKTIQDIYETSLKYGTTHVLPCLISSSRETILQGIEAIRNYKAKHNNGVLGMHLEGPFLNPLKRGAHSLNQVRKPTNSELEEIIRYGKEVIKVITIAPECFTDEQLDMLLESGIVISAGHSTMTYKEAQYYFSKGIKLVTHLFNAMTQFSHREPGLVGATFENQDVFAPVILDGAHCDYAAARVAYKLKKDKFFLISDAAFLGRKVASFKWENFDAHLENGFYRNEEGNLAGASISMEEAVQNAFNHLNVSADEAIKMATCRVASAINMDHQLGKIKSGFPASFVTFNDNLSKIETLNYNPI